CAGGCTACACCACTCGAGACCTAACATATGAACTCGCTGAAGAAATCCCGGGACCCACCACCGAAAAAATCGAGAAAATAGCCAAAAAAGAAAACCTCTACACAATCTACGGAACGCCGGAGTTCAGCGAAAAAGGAAAAGGAATACTCTACAATACAGCCGTACTGATAGGTCCAGAAGGCTACATCGGCAAATATAGAAAAATGCACCTACCAACCCACAGTGTCTTCGAAGAAAAAAGATACTTCAGACTAGGATATCAAACACCCGTCTTCGAAACAAGCATTGGAAAACTCGGCATAATCATATGCTACGATATATTCTTCCCAGAAGTAACACGTGCACTGCGACTGCAAGGAGCAAAATTCATAATCTGCATCTCAGCCTCCCCTGCTGTAAGGAAAAAATTCTTCGAAACTCTCACAGCCGCTAGAGCAATAGAAAACACATGCTTCTTGGCATACGTAAACCTCGTTGGCATAGAAAATGGTCTTCAATTTTGGGGAGGAAGCCGTCTCATAAGTCCAAGTGGCACTATAATTACCCAATCAAAATATAATGATGAAGACATTTCATTTGGACGCGTAAACTATGAAGACCTAAAGCCAATAGAAGCCTTTGTTCCCACCCTTCGCGATTTAAGACCAGAATTATACGCTTCATTGAAGGAACTTTCGGAAAACCTGTGATGTCACAAGAATCACACATATGTGATGTCTACGTGATACAAATAAGCATATAGAACACGATGTCAAAAAGCGTTAAAAGCTGCTTGTCTACACCTAGCTTACGAAATTACGTGGTCTTAGCATTCCCAACAGCTTTCTCTATCCTATCCAGCGCCTCATTGATTTTTTCATATGACGTAGCAAATGAAAACCGCAAATAGTTTTCGCCATATTTGCCAAACGAAGAGCCAGGCGTCACAGCCACTTTTGCCTCTTTTAATAGGAACTCAGAAAAATCAGCAGATGTTGTTTTGAACGATTTAATATTCGGAAACGCATAGAAAGCACCTTTTGGAATAAAGCAACTGAACCCTTCAATTTCATCTAATCGTCTATAGATAAGTCTGCGTCGTTTATCAAATTTAGAAACCATTTCCGACACAAACTTTTGTGGGCCTTCCAAAGCCGCCGTAGCAGCATATTGAGCTGGCCCATCGACACATGCCACTGTAAATTGCTGAGTTAGCAACATAGGTGAGATTAAATCCTCGTGTCCTAACGCGTATCCAA
The Candidatus Bathyarchaeota archaeon genome window above contains:
- a CDS encoding carbon-nitrogen hydrolase family protein, with translation MKEEFKVALAQFPCKIGNKRHNINKMAKYAQQARKQKAAIIVFPEMSLTGYTTRDLTYELAEEIPGPTTEKIEKIAKKENLYTIYGTPEFSEKGKGILYNTAVLIGPEGYIGKYRKMHLPTHSVFEEKRYFRLGYQTPVFETSIGKLGIIICYDIFFPEVTRALRLQGAKFIICISASPAVRKKFFETLTAARAIENTCFLAYVNLVGIENGLQFWGGSRLISPSGTIITQSKYNDEDISFGRVNYEDLKPIEAFVPTLRDLRPELYASLKELSENL